CCAGGCTGTCTTACCTTAAATTTCCTAGTTTTACCTGACTCACCTTTAATTCTTGTTTGCTTGGACACTCTAATTTTgcattcaagatcatacagtattCCGAGCTTTATTGTTATTTATGCAAATTTTCCTCATATCACCGAGGCATTTTTTGCACACATGAATCTAAAACCACCTCCCCACTTATCTACCTAGTAAAGTTTCAAATACTTGTACAAGACCTGGTACATGTTTTCTGCTGGAGCAGTATGGTACTAGGTGTGGGCACAtggtacaagatttcgtctgtaCCAACACATTATGCATTGATGCCCGAGACTCGCACCATACCATCCCATTGCAACAATAATTGATACCTTGGTACCTAGTTTTTAATAAATTGCACATGTATTCACCTTTTCTTTTATTAATTGTAAAtcagttcaaattcaaatataacaATCCAATCACATCCAGTGTGTCAAAAGCACCCAGGTGCTCAGGTATGGGAAGGAAACCCAAGAGCACCTCAACAGTCTGTAGGTAAGGTAGATTTGTTGAGCTGCCCCCTAGGTGAGCACAAAGCAAGGGATAAGCATCCCTCTGATGTCCAACACTATAATTCTTCTCCCCCTTGCACATTCTTTCAAAGCTCCAGCAGCTTTATCTCATGGAGAATGTTGATCTATTTGAGCCCTTGCATATAAAGGTTTATTTTAGGATGTtccatattttttctcttatcaAAAGTGATGTTTTGATGTCAGTTTGGAAAGATGCTGAACATGGTATCCGATGCTCAAGGGTTTAGGATGGGAAACCTTAAAGATTAATTTATGAAACATTGATTGAGCCCTTCCCACTGCTAGATTTTCTGACCCCCATTATCCTTCTGCTCATGGAGCCCTTAGATCTGGaattttcataatttatataaAGAGAAGTTTTGAAGATGTCAGGCTGTTTTTCATAAATTAGTACCTTGCATTCTTCAGGCAAGCGTATTGTTGACACATAATGCCACAAGCAACATAAGGGTCCATTGCTTTAAGGGATACTGGGGCTTTTGGCAACATTGATCACATTTTAGAATCACTTGGCCATCATGTTGCTTGCAGCTCTATTTGTACCCTACACCTCAAAAGGATTTCTTTCTTGAAATCCAATGCAATATTTAATGTCATATAACTTCATcaactaaaaatataatttgcAAAAAACATAAACCATGGTATGTGATTTACTAGACAAACAGATGCATCATTACTCTATGTCAACCTAATTATCTTACCTAGCATTTACTCTTACATATTTCAGTAAGCCGAAAACACACTAATGCATGCCAAAGTctgacatgtatgtatgtatgtgtatatgcatacaaatatctgtatatatatataaccatgaAATATGAGTGCATTCAAGGCTGAACAAAGTTTTTATTTCCTATACCATAACTATTACCATCAAGCCTTCTCCCAACTTTTTGGGGTCAGCTTTGTGAATCCTCGTTCCCAAAGCACTTCTACTAAGGCTACCTTTGATGTTGTTTAAGCTTACCCATGTGCATTCCGACAACTTGCATCATGTTACCATCCCTTTCTCTTCCTACATTCTTCAATAATGATTAAAGTCCCTTCTTCCCAAAGCCTTCTTAGACCTTCATCATACATGCCCATACCATCTTATTTTGTTCCCCTTTGCTCTGCTCATTCTCGCTCCATCATCCCTCCAAGTTTTACCACAGTCATCTCAACCACCATTCGCCGAACCATCCCGAACCAAATGGTTCAGGCCATGCCAAACCGTATGTTAAAAACTTAAGGTTGATATGCGCAACGGAAGAAAACAAAAATTTGTGATTAACATACAGCggatgaataaaaataattttttagattaatcacGCGAGATCTCATCTCGAATCAACCCTAAATCCTTGTAGTTattaagattaagattaaaagATGGAAGATTAAACCTTCACCTTTGCACGGATAATTTTTCACCGCAATCTGATGATCGTAGATGTCTTCACGATTCCTTTGAAACAATACAAACATCcaatctctacagatatccacacagaAAAAATCAAAGACTCCAAATCCTATCTTGATTCCTTTCGCAAGGAAATCAGCATGCAGCCTTTTTGACTGTGCTCCAACCCTCAGGCACGAGATGCTCTTAGGGCATCAACTTTCTTAGGCTTCCAAAACCTCTGGGCATCCAACACTGGGGTGAAAGAAAGATGTGAGGATGAGGTGCTAGAAAAAAgtgaattaatttttcaatacATTGAGCACCCTCTTATAGGCGTGAACTCCATCACGCACTAGAGCCCTTCACGTACAAGACTCTTGGGCGTCCAAGAGTTCGTCCACATTAAAACTCCTAATGTGAGGAAGTGGGCGCACAAAAGAATCCTTCTCCACATGAAACTCCTTTCACGAGGACTATGGGGTGTCAAGAATTTTTCCCACATTAAGACCCCTAATGTGAGGAATTATGGCGCAAATAGAAGGCGTGAGGCATTAGGCTTTTAGTTATGCGTGAGACCTAATCTCAAAAAGTCCCTAAGCatcccaactctttggacatgagaaACCACCTTAAGACGTCCAACTCCTTGACGGAGGACTCTTCTTTTCTTGGGGCGTTGGCTTTTGTTTCACATAAACATATTCATGAGCGTGAAGACTTCTTGGCGCACAACTCCTTGGCGTGAATACTTCATTAGGCGCACAACTCTTAGTGTCCACCATCGACCATTCAAATCCTTATCGCATAAGGAGTCCAAGTGGATTCAGGATTCTAGGGTTTAAACATATGCTAGTATGTATATCCAAAATCTTTTAGGATTTTTCatgaatcctaattcaattaggacctTCAAGGCCTAATCTTAAGTTCTTGACCaattttctttttgtgtgtgatctcataaattCTATTCtgcttgataataaaatatattgtgatctccatcatcaatatcattgaaagtcctttcaatagattgaaacagTTCCAACTCACTCAttaagaattattgaccatcagataattctcatgagtctcacaatctatcagtgatgtctagcaacatgtagtagTATTTCAACAGAACTGAAtggataaacctctaggtgtcgATACCAtgtaattcagtccttctatcgaatTCCGACTAGACGGAGGTTATGAAATTACTCGTCAAATCCTATCATCtgtcatatatcaaatttattcAACTCAAATCCCTGATgtgaaaataatgaaaaaaatttttcactattCACATGTCCTAACCAAgatcttctgaactcaatctcataaatcacataggaccatCTCCCCCATTCACGAAGGATGATAAATTCTAtatagatgcacatcctactcctacaatgaacctactatagccaacatgcaCCATAAAGATCCATATGGATAGGAACGAAGTGTAcatacagtcaaactacagcaaccccatTATAAATAGCCGAGGTACCACAGATCAAAGGACTATCCATATTACTGCAACATCGAGTAAGTCACTAACGAataagtagatatccaagtgacttctcgtattgatcacactcaatacccttgttctctaacagtcatctgcactctcactccagtgttccTATACTGTAGACTTGAAACTCGTCTATCCTAAACAAGAAAACGATTCATGCATCAATCTCTCTAAATTAATCACCGTCCCCATGATAATCCATCAATTGGGAGTATTTAGGAATCAATAATCAATGACATAtgcttcaaattctcaactcttgagaatatatcattatcttattaatttcttggacaattcatggacacatacacaaTATGAATGAAATAAACAAATCCAATTTCATTGATAATCAAAAAGTCAAACACAAAATTGTCCTAAAAAAATACATGTATCGgtctaattggcttctaggacatacatctaacatcgtACCAGCGGAATATCAATCCGATTCCGACATGAAAAATAGCACAACAACAATCTCAGAgggggaagaaagagaggaagagagaggagggagaaggagagggagaggaagagagggcctctGATAGTCGTCGGAGCTCTTTCCAAGCTCAGTAAGGATGGAAggagggaagaagagagaggaagagacctCATCGGATCATTAAAGACCCTCGAAGGCCTCTAGATGGACAGCGATGCTGTCGTGAGCTCTCCAACGGCCGGTGAGTCAGAGCACCGAGGGAGCGGAGAGCAGCCGAAGCCAGAGGATGGCCTTCGCCCTCCTCCAGTTCAAAATAGGGATCGTCCTTATTtcgattttattttttgatttttaacagACAAAGTCGGTAAGGCAATTGCGTTGCcgacttcatctttttttttgaaaaaaattcaactaaAGTCGGCTAATGGTGAagccaaaattttttcaaaacaaaaatacgatattaaaaatcaaaaaaaaatcaaaacaaaagTGAATCACTGTTTCGGACTGGAGGAGGGCAAAGGCCTGCCTTCAGCCTCAACCGCCCTCCGCTCCCTCGATGCTAGCTCGCCGGCCGTCAAGCTCGCGATGATGTCGCCGCCCGTCGAAGGCCTCCAAGGATCCGATGAGATCTCCTCCTCTCGTCTTCCCTCCCTCCATCCTTATCGAGCTCAAAAAGAGCTCCAACGGCCTCTGACGACCACTggaggccctctcttcctctccctctccccctctctccctctcctccaccccctctcttcctcttcctctcccccctctctccctctccctttcttcctctccttcccccctctcttcctctcttctccctctccccttctctACCCTATCGGCTCATGCTGGTCTGGTCCGATACAGACCCTTACCGACTTATACTGCCGACCGGCTAGCACAGATCTCAGTTCCGGCTCCGTGGACCTTGATCTCAACACTCCAAGACTAAGGCCTTCCCTACTTTaagcttattttttttttagtcaaCCAAGAGAGATGAGATAAGACAAAACTTTCACAATTAATTCCAacaaatatatgcataaattGAACAAATAGGTATAATATTTAAAAACCATTCCTGAATTATGTCTAAAATAGTTCTAAGTGGCACTTCCAGAATTATAAGGCTTGGTTGTTATGTTTGTGGTTGTAGTTAAACATTTCCAAGTACAATAGATCTTTCATTAATAAAAAACTTAAGAAAATAAGTCtagtttttctttaaaaaatagtGAATACCAAAATCAACATGCATAACAGCAACAAAAATATGCGAAATTTTCTATTTAACAAATGATTTCCCAAAATGTTCTCAAACAGTAGAATTACTCTAAGATTATCTGATAGTCCATGAATGTTATAAATTAGTCATAAACTATTCATGACTTATTTATAACAAACTGAtgtatgaaatattaaaaatgctATTTTTTGTTGTAGGTGGTGTTAGTGTTCACATTATTTCTAGTGGTTAACTCCTCATGTTTGTTTCCATGTGCCCTACCAAATAGATTCGTGCAGAATTCTTTTTTCAGTTTTTTCTCTAATATTAAATATCCTGCTATTATTTTATAGCTTTCCTATCATTACCCTTAGCTGGataattatgatatcctgaactTCTGATTTGGACCACAATAATGACTTGGACATGAATTATGTTGAATCAGAAGCTCTCTTTCAAATAGGTTTACTTTCCAAAGTTACAGGTGAAACCCAAGAGTTTCATTTTAAACTATTACTGACAAGACTAAATCAACTAATCCAAAACAAAATACTGCTTGCAATGTTTTGCCGAAAACATTTCATTTTGGACAAAATGAACCAGACATTTGATTTGCATCAAAGTTTGGCAACCTCCGAATCTTGGGCCATCCCGCAAATATTTACATTTAGAAAATCACAATATGAATAGAAAAACTACTGATTGAACAGTAATTTTTAGAGTTTATGTTGCAGGAAGAGTTTGCATCAATCAAATTCATAAAGATTCAAATTACAAAGAGAACAAAGTGAAGATGTTTACAGATGAAATTGGCCTCCAAGCTGTTTTCCTTCGGGTAGTGTGCAATGTTTTCACCCCGGAAGGTTGCTCCATTATTAAAACCTCAGACATTTTGGCCTGTTTAACATCAAAGTCACACAGAAGATCTAAAAGTTCAGTTTTGATCAATAGCTTTTGCATTTCTCTAATTGTTAAGATGCCTAATGAAACCAAAGAAGGGAAAAATTTTAGTTTATAACATAATAATATTGACTTACATTTTGATCATTTGGTCCGTTTGGAATATTTTCCCCAGTCATAGCTAATGTTTTATCATTGCTGGATTGCTCCTTCACTGAATTAGCTAAATGACCTGTAGTTTTAACAGGAAACTTCAATGTCACATTTTCATTGTCATCATTCATGCCAATGCAGTCATTAGTATGCCTATCACCTTGTCTGTGCATTACAACAGTAGCAGCTGGAGTAGATATAATGCATGGCTGAATCCCATAGTTTACATCTTCGCTACTATGTTCCGTTGGTAATGATTCAAGAGAAACCTTTCCCACTTTAGCTACAGCCTGAGTATGTTTGTGCCTGGATTCACGCTTAGCATCATTTGCTGCATTTACAATGTTATGGTCCATTGGTACAGAACTGACCCCAATTTTTTCAACCTCAGGGCTACATCTAGCCATCTGGTTATCATCCCCTTTTTTCTTTGATGACTTCATCCTAGTACTTAATGCATCAGCCTTGACATTAGTTGAGCTTTTTACAGGTTTCCCCTCCGATGAAGCAGAACTATTTCTGGGCACATTACGTGTGCGAAGAACAATTAAAGACACATCATCCTGAACATCTCTAGTTGATGAGAGTTCTTCAGTTCCACACAAAGAAAATTTACCTGTTAATTTTTCTTCATTGGCAGATTTTTGTGCTGCTGGCATAGAAAAGTGCAAACAAACTTTACTATTGATGCATTCAGCACATTTTTGATCTTCTTTCTGAatgttttccttctttcttcctccttctttTACTACATCAGTTAGATGTTTATTTGTTGGAGATTCCTTCACTTCTGATGCTCTAGTGCTTTTCATATCAACAGCAGACCCTATCTGGGGAATAGAATCCCTTGCAGCAGGAAATTTACAGCTCTCaattttcttaaaaatcctaCGACACATATCATCTATCTCATTTGATGAAAAATCTTTAGAAATTCCTGTGATGTTAACATTGGGTGACTTCAGGTTGTTAAGGTCCATCCCTCTCCCTTCAACAGGATGAGAATCTGCATCATCTTGAGCTACTAAAATGGTAGAATGCACCATTACTTGATTCTGTGATGAAATCTTAGATCTTGCTTTATCATCCTGTGCCATGGAAACCTTCAATTGTTTTTTGACATCAGAAACAGGAGAATTTTCTGAAACCACAGTCATTTTGACTTTTGATGAATTTGATTTTTTGGGTCACAATCTTTTTGCACCAGCAAATCATCTGAAACACCTACATTTGGTACTCTTAAAATTTCTACAAAATGTCGTCTTTTTACTGCATCATGTCCAAGTTCCTCATCATGTTCATGATTTGTAAGATTTGATTCTTTTGGCAGTGAATCTTTTAATAAGTATTTCATCCCCACTTTGCATGACTCTAATCTACTCTCAGCACTTTCTTTTCCATCTATACAAGCTGCAACATGATCAACATTGTCACAATCCATTGCAACAGAGACCACCAAGTCATTATCCTTCTCTACATCTCTTGTTTTTGTCAACAGTGTTTCCCTTCGCATGGTTGTTCCTGTCTCTGTCTGGCTAGTGATCTCCACCGCTGGCTGGCTATCAGTTTCTCTGCTCTCATGCATTAAAGAATCATATGAGACGTCATGATTTAACTTAGAATTTTCTTCCGGGACATCACCTGCATGTAAGTCATTTCTATGACCCCCTTCTTCAGCATGGCTAGTTACATGTCCTTCAGCATCATGGTTAATGGTGGTAGCACATCCCTTGTCATTTTCATGCTTTTGGTCACTTTTATCCATCTCATGCTCACCACACTTTTCCACAGCCAAAAGTGGTTTTTGGCAAATCGGATTCAATGAAGGATCTCTAAAGAATTTTTTCAGAGTTTCAGTGAAGTTGCTTGACAGAGTAACACCAGAAGATATCAGTATGTCACAGATCCGACCAATTGGAGACTCCTTTACACATACTGAAGATGTATGACCTGCACCATCAGCTGAATCTTTGGATAGCTCACCAAAACCAGCAGAACTTGAAGAATTACTTGAACAAGTGGAACTCCTTCTAAAATACTCATCAGCATAGTAATCCCAATTATAAGGAAATCCAACTAGGAAACGATTGCAAACCTGTAAATGTAATAAGGCAGAAAGGTGAAAAACATATGACAAGAGATTGTCAGCATTGAACATCCATAGTTGCACATCTCAACAGTCAACAAGCAACAAGCAGAAAAATATTTTAGCCATTTTAGCCTAACTATTTTCTAGCTTTTATTACTGAAACTGCAGCTTATACAATTAACTTTGCGGTGTAATGCCTTTTAAAAAGATAGAATATCGGGCAACTAGCCATCAAGTAAAGGATGAACAATTGCTTTTGAGTTCTCACTGACTAATATATCAAAataagggagagaagaaaatcaCAAACCTCAGGAGGAAACCCATTATCATGTGCAAGTGCTTTGTTTATCATGCCCTGGATTATCACAGTGATCCCATCTTCAGTCTCGAGAGTGTAGGCATCATATCTTTTTGCAATAGGTGCAGAAGTGAAGACTCTGATTGCTTGTTGCCTGTATTTGATGTGAAACAACAATAAAGTTGTGAAAAATAATATAACACAACAATTTGACACCGTCAGGCATACACTGAAAACACTAAGAAGATAAAAGTTCAGATTTCCAGGTTCTGAAGTATAATGACAGGGTTTACCTGCACTATTGTGTTCCAAGCCACTACAAGACCACGACCATCTTTCCCATCACAACTAGTTTTAGTAGCTTACAACACACATGTGATCCTTCCTATTGAGATGAAGAAGatgccaaaaaaaaatctaaagaaacAGGAGGATAATTTtcaaaaacaacaaaaaaaaaagaaacaaatccATGTGTATATAAGCAGTATCTAGAGCCTTTTTAATTCCATTGTAATTAAGATACTTAAAAATAAGTACATCCTCATCGCATCTGACAAGTATCATGTCTGATATGTACAGGACATGGAAACGTCCAGCAAGTTGAAGCATCTGTGCTTGGGAGGCTGCTCCCTAACCTAGAAACTAGATGTCAAACCTTTGTAGTTCCTTGCCTTCCTATTCTAGTCAGTGAAAGAACATCAAGAAGTAGAAACAAGTTGAGTAGGTATAACATTATCATAACATCGAATTTTGCCAAGAGGTTCCAATAAACCAGAAAAACATCAAGCACCAAAAAGCTTTACAAACCAACACAAATGATATACAGGCAATAAATGACAGAAGAACTTTATATGGTTCTAGTGTAGAAACtagatttacaaaaagaaaattagaCTCACAGTACTTATTTCTCCTCTAACCATTAACCATTTGTTTCCCCTAAAAAATCTCATCATTCTACAGCTATATTGCAGTTGGATCCAAAATATCCATTGGAATTAATCGCTTACCTGGTGGTAAACCCACTGACGGCCAATCTTTTCCCACCCGCTCCTCTTTCCGCTTTAACCAACCACCAATCGGACAACAAAACCTaggttttcaaacaaaaaaaaaaaaaaaccaatttTGATGTTTCGGATAACAACAGCATCGTCCAAGAAacaaacaggaaaaaaaaaaaagggttcaaATGAAATCGAACCGTGTTCTTCTCGGAGGACGAGGAAGAAGAAGAGCGGGTAAAGGGAGTGCAGGGAGTGGGATTAGAACCGCCGGGGTCGGGAGTGGTGGACGAAGACGACCTCGCCATGGGAGTAACGGAAGAACCGAGCACCGCCGTCGCCGGCTCATCTTGGTTCCCTGGTGTAGTCTTCTCTCCGGCCCCCATCGAAACGAGCCGTATCCGAGAGCGAGGGTTTCTCCGAGAGGCGCGTCCCTCCCTTTTGGCGGGAACTCAACGTGAGAAGGCGTCGACCACGGGGCGTAGTGGAGTGGCAGTACGGGTCCAGGGGAGGCTTGGTTGACGGTGAAAAAGGGAGGCAATCCATCACCCGACCCGCAAACCCGATATGCCTTCACGTGATAAGTAGGTTGAAGAAAGCACATCTGGGCCACCatgccggggggggggggggggggggggtgcaaCTTTGCTGCACctgttttccttctttttttttttttttttttttttttttttttttttttttttttttttttttttttttttgggtaagactTCGCTGCACCTGTTTACCGAATTGATCAAATATAAGTTCCGAAGTCTTACCCATTTTAGGGTTGGCAATAAGTTGGGTCCACCCTCCTAATCTGTTAGACCAAATCAGACCCATATTTGAACACCTGTAGATTGGGTCGAATGCAAAGACTGGAATTTAGATTGTTCTAAAATCTGGGCACAAGTTTGGGTCTTATAAATGCTGATTCGTCCAACCCCAAAAAATTCTGAATCATATAAACCTCTATTTTCTTTATTCTGAATATCTTTCTCAATACATTGAATGAAttcttattaaaattaatttttttaatctcaaCAACTATATTTTCTCTCATCTATTATcacttaattatatttaaatattcatATTCACGCCCATCCAAAGACTAGACATGTGATCGAAGATGGATTGAGATCCGGTCAACCAGAGCCCAGTCTATCTCATTCACGcaccacacacacatacatgcatgcatgtatgtttgtgTGCAGTGTACGAGATAGAATGGGTTCCGATTGATTGGATCCCAATCCATCTCCAATCACATGTCTAGCCTTTGGATGAGCGTGAATCCCAATGTAGCTCTAAAAAGTAATAGACGGGGGTTTGGAAGGCGTTACGTTGAGCTgacattatttaaaaaaaaaaagaaacccattgaatgggagatgGGACTCATGCGTCTTTTATTTGGATGAAGTGGGGAGTTTGAAAAGAAATAAAACCATGCTTTAATGGGAATGGGACACGTAAGAAGAGCTCCATGATTTAATCTATGTGAGATAGAACACGTAAGAGGACTCATGCCTCCTCGTCTcgtctcctctctctccctttcagaatctatttctatagagattctttctctctcctctcttcttctctctcatcGGCAACTATCCTCATCTCCTTCGAACATTCTACCCATGACCACCATCTTCTGGTCACCtcccacgcctcctctcttcttctctctctaatcaCCATCCTTGTCTCATCTGAAACCCCCCATCCCATAGTCGCCATCTCGTCTCCTCCCAAGCTGACGTTTCCCACCTCACGGCCACCATCTCCCAAGCCATTTCCTTGATGTTCAAAAATTCTCGTCGGCTACCTTCCTCATCTCCTCATAAACCCCCTTCGGTCACCATCTTCTCCTTATCTCAAACCCCTAACCCATCCTCCTCTTCTCCAAAACCCCAAACCTCTCGATCCTCCTCTCCCCCCAAACACCCCACCGGCCTCCTCCTCTCTCCCAAACCCCCTTCCCTCcggccctcttcctctcctcccaAACTCACCTATCGGCCCTCCTCTCCTCCCAAAAATTCACCCGTTCGGCATCATCCTCTCCTCCCAAATCCTTTGCCCATCCGacattctctctccttctctcctaaGTCCACTATCGATGGCTCTTCCTTAGATCCCACAATCGTCACCCTCGACCGTTGGACTTATTGGGACTTCTTCAAGCCCCACCCCACCACCTCACATCTTTTCATGCTGAGGACGTCGCCCTCATATTGGGACTATCCCTGACTGGGGTAGCTATTGATATAAAGAAGGCTCTCCAAAGTATGGTTAGGACCACATATTTCGTGGAAAGGATAGTTAGGAGGATGCATTAGAAGATAAGATTAAGGAGTTGTTGTCTAATTCATCTTCTAATAGCATCCGATCGGTGGTGTAACTGCTTATTGCGTACCTCTTTgtagatatatttttattttctctatcCAATCTTAGCATTGCACCGTGGATCTTCTTTACTATCTACCCTTTAGGGGATATTGGTCATTATGCATGGGCCAGGGCTGTCACGAGCATCTAATGCAATTCATTCCGAGTGCTGTcgagaagataaaagagaagggagagaggtacGAAGGAGAGCACCGATTATATTAATAGTTGCATTACTGTTTTGATGGTTAGAAAGATATTAAGTTATTCCTTTAACGAGACACATCCATGCCAACTAATCCAACATAtcagttatttattttattgACTGTGagcatgaaatattttatttgtagGTCTAATTGTGCCATTTACGTCATATATTTTATGGAGAGTCTGTGATGAGGCGGTAGATCACAATTGTGGATGCT
The sequence above is a segment of the Elaeis guineensis isolate ETL-2024a chromosome 7, EG11, whole genome shotgun sequence genome. Coding sequences within it:
- the LOC105048999 gene encoding LOW QUALITY PROTEIN: uncharacterized protein (The sequence of the model RefSeq protein was modified relative to this genomic sequence to represent the inferred CDS: inserted 1 base in 1 codon), encoding MGAGEKTTPGNQDEPATAVLGSSVTPMARSSSSTTPDPGGSNPTPCTPFTRSSSSSSSEKNTVLLSDWWLVKAERGAGGKRLAVSGFTTRQQAIRVFTSAPIAKRYDAYTLETEDGITVIIQGMINKALAHDNGFPPEVCNRFLVGFPYNWDYYADEYFRRSSTCSSNSSSSAGFGELSKDSADGAGHTSSVCVKESPIGRICDILISSGVTLSSNFTETLKKFFRDPSLNPICQKPLLAVEKCGEHEMDKSDQKHENDKGCATTINHDAEGHVTSHAEEGGHRNDLHAGDVPEENSKLNHDVSYDSLMHESRETDSQPAVEITSQTETGTTMRRETLLTKTRDVEKDNDLVVSVAMDCDNVDHVAACIDGKESAESRLESCKVGMKYLLKDSLPKESNLTNHEHDEELGHDAVKRRHFVEILRVPNVGVSDDLLVQKDCDPKXSNSSKVKMTVVSENSPVSDVKKQLKVSMAQDDKARSKISSQNQVMVHSTILVAQDDADSHPVEGRGMDLNNLKSPNVNITGISKDFSSNEIDDMCRRIFKKIESCKFPAARDSIPQIGSAVDMKSTRASEVKESPTNKHLTDVVKEGGRKKENIQKEDQKCAECINSKVCLHFSMPAAQKSANEEKLTGKFSLCGTEELSSTRDVQDDVSLIVLRTRNVPRNSSASSEGKPVKSSTNVKADALSTRMKSSKKKGDDNQMARCSPEVEKIGVSSVPMDHNIVNAANDAKRESRHKHTQAVAKVGKVSLESLPTEHSSEDVNYGIQPCIISTPAATVVMHRQGHLANSVKEQSSNDKTLAMTGENIPNGPNDQNAKMSEVLIMEQPSGVKTLHTTRRKTAWRPISSVYQTPNTRGKAHKLSMASPESLNLKRSRSGRLIVPPLANWCQQIIYDADGSIAGIRGVDVLNSPKIGSKSEPVKKRKKFA